Proteins from one Malania oleifera isolate guangnan ecotype guangnan chromosome 4, ASM2987363v1, whole genome shotgun sequence genomic window:
- the LOC131153185 gene encoding auxin efflux carrier component 5-like, which produces MIGWEDVYKVVVAMVPLYFALILGYGSVKWWRIFNADQCDVINRFLCYFTLPLFSFEFTAHVDPFKMNYLFISADAISKFVIVAVVAFWAKFSSKGSYCWSITSFSLSTLTNSLVVGVPLMKAMYGQIGVDLVVQSSIVQAIIWFTFLLFVLEFRRSGTDVSPKTTIGDRVSSPNEPVKDLEGNGEVVVIHARPSFWHLMRVVWLKLAMNPNSYACIVGIIWALIANRWSFQMPSIMEGSVLIMSRAGTGTAMFNMGLFMASQEKIIACGTSLTVFGMVLRFIAGPAAMAIGSVAVGLHGDVLRVAIIQAALPQSITSFIFAHEYELHADVLSTAVIFGTIVSLPVLIAYYAILEFLN; this is translated from the exons atgataGGGTGGGAAGATGTTTACAAGGTGGTAGTGGCGATGGTGCCTCTCTATTTTGCACTGATTCTCGGATATGGGTCGGTGAAGTGGTGGCGCATCTTTAACGCCGACCAGTGCGACGTCATAAACCGCTTCTTGTGCTACTTCACACTCCCTCTCTTCAGCTTCGAGTTCACCGCCCACGTCGACCCGTTCAAGATGAACTACTTGTTCATCAGCGCTGACGCCATCTCCAAGTTCGTTATCGTGGCCGTGGTTGCCTTCTGGGCCAAGTTCAGCAGCAAGGGAAGCTATTGCTGGTCTATAACAAGCTTCTCTTTGTCCACTTTAACCAATTCTCTGGTGGTAGGTGTGCCCTTGATGAAAGCCATGTATGGGCAAATAGGGGTAGATCTAGTGGTGCAGTCTTCTATTGTGCAGGCCATTATTTGGTTTACCTTTCTCTTGTTCGTGCTGGAATTTCGTCGGTCGGGCACCGACGTATCTCCCAAAACAACCATTGGAGACCGGGTTTCTTCGCCGAATGAACCAGTGAAGGATTTGGAGGGGAACGGGGAGGTTGTCGTGATCCATGCGAGGCCGTCCTTCTGGCATTTGATGAGGGTTGTGTGGCTGAAACTTGCCATGAATCCAAACTCTTATGCTTGTATAGTGGGCATAATCTGGGCTTTGATAGCAAACAG atggAGTTTTCAAATGCCAAGTATCATGGAGGGATCAGTGTTGATCATGTCAAGAGCTGGAACAGGGACTGCAATGTTTAATATgg GACTCTTCATGGCTTCGCAAGAAAAGATTATTGCTTGTGGCACAAGCCTGACTGTGTTTGGGATGGTTCTAAGGTTTATTGCTGGACCTGCAGCAATGGCTATAGGGTCCGTTGCTGTGGGACTACATGGCGATGTCTTGCGTGTTGCTATTATCCAG GCAGCTCTACCACAATCCATCACATCCTTCATTTTTGCCCATGAATATGAACTGCATGCAGATGTGCTCAGTACTGC GGTGATATTTGGCACAATTGTGTCACTTCCGGTGTTAATTGCATATTATgcaattttagaatttttaaattgA